The Methanocaldococcus infernus ME region TTCTCTCCTCTAAGAAATTTAGCTTCTCTAAAGTATTTAAAAGTTTATCACAAACAGTTTCCTTATGTGGTTGCTGTTGAAAGGAATATCTTCCATCATAAGCTATCTTTAAGATGTACATAATAGAAACCTTCAATTTGTTAAACTTAATTCTCAACTAGTATTTTCTTACGGATATATGATGATATTTTTTCTACTCCTAATAATATTATAAATATAAGTAATAGTATTGCAAACACGTTATCATATTCAAATACTCTAAATTTTATAATAAACTGAAATCCTAATCCTCCAACCCCAAACATACCTAATATGATTGCAACTCTAATATTATGATCGAAAGCATACATAACATAATTTACAAACGAGGGCATAACTTGTGGAAAAACTCCATATATTAATTTTTGAAAATATGTTGCTCCACAGGTCTCTAATGCTTCTAAAGGTTTTGGATCTATTTCTTCTATAGATTCAGCAAAAAATCTACCTATCATACCGGTAGAATGTATTGCAATAGCAAATATTCCCTGAGCAGCTCCTAAACCTACAGCAGGAATTAATAAAAAAGCCCATACAATATCAGGTATAACTCTTGCTATCATTATTATTACTCTTGATATTTCATATACAATTCTATTAATAGTCATATTTCTTGAAGCTAATATTCCCAAAATTATTGAGAAAATTATACCTAATATAGTTCCAACATAGGCTATTGCGATTGTTTGTATTGTAGGCTCTATCAATTCAGATATGTATGCTATATTAGGAATTCTCATTAATGTTGTTATTTTAGAAAGTTTTAAGAAATCGTTGATAGTAATACCCAAGTAATTCATAAAAATTATAAACATTATTAAATTTGCAAAAATACTAACTAACCAAATTTTGTTAATTCTATTCATAATACCACTTTCTAATTTTATTTTTTGCTATAAATTTTTTTAATAATACCTTCATCAAGATTTTTTGGAGAGCCATAATATACTACTTTTCCGTTTGATAGACCAAGAATTTTATCGCAATATTTTTTAGCATATTCCAGTTGGTGTAAGCTGATTATAATTGATATATTATCATTTTTAGATATTAATTTAAACAATCCTAAAATCTCTTCGGAAGTTTTAGGATCTAAATTAGATACAGGCTCATCAGCCAGTAAGACAATAGGTTCCATGGCTAATGCTCTGGCTATTCCAACTCTTTGCTGTTGTCCTCCAGATAGTTTTGATACTTTACTATTTATTTTGTCGCCTAATCCTACTTTATAAATACAGTTTTTAGCTATTTCTACATCTTTTTGTGGAAAATAACCAAAATATGTCCCTATTCTATATATAATACCTCTTTCGTTTATATGGGGCAATCTACCTATTAATACATTTGTTAATACTGTTGTTCTTGGTATTAAATTAAATTGTTGAAATACCATTCCTATTTTTTTTCTAATTTGATTTTTATTATTGGATTTGTTTTTATCAAATACAATTTTTTTATTATCAATAATTATCTCCCCAGAATCCGGAGTTTCTAACCCAATTAAACATCTTAATAATGTTGTTTTACCTGCACCACTTAATCCTAAAATTCCTATTATTTCGCCATATTTAACTTTAAAACTAACATCTTTTAAAACTTCTTCATTACCAAAAGACTTTCTTAAATTATTTACTATAATTGAATAACCATTCTTCATGATATAAAACACCGTAAATTTATTTATTGAAAAATAAAAATAGTGATTAACCAGACATTTTATAACTTACCTAATGCTTTGGCAGCATCTTCAATAATTTGATAATCTTTTGGTGAAGCTTCAACATATCCAATTACCTTACCACCAGATATTTTTAAAGCTTCTTCTTTACTCATGGATAAAAAAGTATTCTTTATTTTTTCCCTAACATCTTTTGGAATTGTGTCTATCCTATATACCCAAGGATATCCTGGTATAGGATCTGATTTCCATATTATTATATTTGTTTCATTAGAGATCAATCCTTTTTCAATCATTACTGGATAAGTCCTATCATTATCAGCTCCAGCATTCACTCTACCTTCTTTAATTGCAAGTTCTACGGCATCATGTCCTCCTGCAAAAATTATCTTTTTAAAATCTTTTTCCGGATTAATCCCTGCTTTTAATAATGCATAATATGGAATTAGATAACCAGAAGTTGATTTTGGATCTACAAATGCAAAGGTAATTTCTTTAGCATGTTCTTTTAAGGTTTTTAAATCTTTAACACCCATATCATATGTCTCTTTATTGACTACAATAATACTATGATATGTTGGCTTTCCAGTTTTTGCAGAAACCTCCATAACAAATGGCACTATATTAGGGTCTCTATAATGAGCTGACACATAAGTAAAAGGTCCTAAATATGCCATATCAGCTTGTTTATTTAAGAGGGCTTCTACAGCTGCAGTGTAATCAGGAACTAAATTAACTTTAAATTTATATCCTGTAGCTTTTTCTAATTTATTGAATAAAGGTTCCATGTCTTCAAGCATTTTGGTAGGATCTTCATCAGGGATCATCACTACTCTAATAACTTTTTCTTTTTCAGTAGATGTAGTATTTCCAATACATCCAGCAAATATAGTTATAAATAATATTCCAATTAATATAGATATATTCAAAACTTTTTTATTCAATTTATCACCTATTAATTTTTTTAATATCGGTTATAGGATTAAAAATAGAGCAAAGTAATACATATAAATTTCTATTTAGACTTTCTAATAGCTAAAAAATTAGCAAATATTCTAAATTAAATGTAATTCAACGTTTTACAAAAATAGGTTTAAAATTTTCATATGTTTTTTAAAATACTACCGCAAAATATAACTTTATATAAGCCTTTACTTAAACATTTTAATAGAAATAGAAGCCTTCAATTTATTAATTCCTTTAATATTTTCAGCCCTTCATCAACAGTTAAAGGTACTTTATCTATTTTAAATCCTTCCTTCTTTAGAGTCAAAAATAGCTTTTGCAAATCTCCAATATCTAAATTTAGGCCCTCCAAATCTAAAGAAAATATTCCATCAACATCTCCATCATATACCAATTCTTTGTTTATTATACAACATCTATCAGCTAAATGTAATAAACTTAAATCATGTGTCACTATAACTAAAGTTTTACCATCATTCTTAAGATTTCTAATAATGTTAACTAATTCTCTTCTACTTTTAGGATCTAAAAAAGATGTTGGCTCATCCATTAATATAACTTCAGGATTTAATGCCAACACACAGGCAAGGGAAACTTTCTTTTTCTCTCCACCACTTATATTATAAGGATGCTTATCTTTTAGATGATATATATTTAACTTTTTTAAAGTTTCTTCAGCTATCTTTATAGCCTCTTCTTTATCATAAATTTGAAGAAGGGAATATAAAACCTCATCAAAAATTGTAGGGTTAAAAAGCATAATATCAGGATTTTGAAAAACAAAACCTACTGATTTTCTAAATTCCTTATTAAAGTTTGGATCATAGATTTTTCTCTCATCTATTTTCATGTTTTTAAAATAAACTTCTCCCTTAGTTGGTAAAATAAGAGCATCAATAATTTTTAAGAGAGTAGTTTTCCCAGCACCATTGGGGCCTAAGATTATTAAAACTTCATTTTTATAGATCTTAAGGTTTATATCTCTTAAAACTTCATGCTCTCCATAGCTATAATATACATTTTTTAATTCAAATAATGTTTTCATGTCCCCACCATAAAATAATTATAATTAATATAATTAGTAAGAAAAACAATATATCTATAAACTTAATTTTATAGTTGTATCTTGTGTAGATGGAAAATAAAGAACCTCTTGACTGTATTGAATAGTAAAGTTCTTCTCCCATAAAATTAACTTTAATAAATGTAAAGCTGATTATCTTAGCTGCCTCTTTCCAACTTTCAAGTATTCCTAACTTTTTTATAGTTCTTGATTTTCTTGAGTGTAATATTTCTAAGGTTTGATTTAACAATAAAAATATGTATCTATATGTTAAATTAAATAAGGTAATAATCTCATCTGGAATTTTAAACATCTTTAGGGAAGAGAGGACTATATTCCATGGTGTTGTTAAAGGGATAAGAATAGAGTAGGAGATACAGGTAGCTACTCTTAAAACAAAGGTTATAAAATACAAAAGTCCTTTATCAGTTATTGTCAAAAATAAGATTTTAATTATTGGTTCCCCAGGAATGAAAAATATGGTTGGTAAGGCTATAAGAGCTGCAAATATAGGAATAAAAATATAAATTCTAAATAAATAGTCTTTGATTGGAATTTTGGACACATATGCTAAGAGAATTGCAAAAAAATTTAATATTATTAATATTTTTAAATCTTTAATTGTTAGGGTAAAAAATACTAACAGAAGTAGAGAGATAATCTTAATTCTTGGCTCTATACTTTGTAATAAGCCATTAGCTTTAGAATACTTTTCATAAAAAATAGCTTCATTGATATAGCTTATAATATGCTCAATGGTCTTCTCAAAAAATTTATTCATAATCCTCACCAAAAAATAAAAAATAGAGTTTAACTACTGGAGGATTTTGGGTTTACAATTTTAACTAATAGATAGTAAGCTCCTAAACATAAGGCTACTCCAACAATTGCAGATATAATATAACCAATTGAAGCATGTAATGGGTCATCCCATCCAGGAATATCATAGTCTGGAAGAGGGGCATATTGCCAAATATCTGCTAAGTGTAACATTCCAGCAACTTTATTAGCTCCTACTTTTTCAGCTAACTCATGAGGATCCCACTCTCCCCAAGCATCTCCATAATTCCAAACCAATAAGATACCAAGAGGACATAAAATAATCATAGCCACAATAATATAAACAAATTTTTTAACTATTGGATCATTCCAGTTCATTATTCCACCTCATAAAAATAATTTAGTTGGTGGAGCTTGTTGCATATAAATGAGAATAGCTTTTCTTAACATACCAAACCACTAACCCTGTAACAATTGCTGCCACTGGACCAGCCACTAAAATATGGGCTAAAGCCATAGCAGGAACTGAAACAGTAAATGGATATGGGCAGTATCCTGGCTCTATAAATGGTTGTAGTCCAAACTCAAATCCTGCTACAATAGCAGCTGCTACTAAGCCAATATAAGCACCAATTCCAGCAGCTACTGGCTCACCAATCTTATCTTTTAAAGCTTTATAAACATAGTAACCAACAAAAGGTAGGACAACACCCATATTAAAACAATTAGCTCCAATACAAGTTATTCCCCCATCTCCAAAGAATATAGCTTGAATAACTAACACTATAGATATTGCTATTGTAGCAATCCATGGATTGTCCATTAGTACAGCTATTAATGTACCTCCAACCATGTGACAAGTTGTACCATCTGGAACTGGAAGGTTGAACATCATAACTAAAAATGAAAAAGCTGTTAACACTCCCAATAATGGAAGTTTTCTTGGATCTAACTTCTTTAACTCCTTTATCCCCTTATACCAAAAAGGAATCATAATTAAATAAAAGAAAGCACAAGTTATTGGTCCTAAGTATCCATCAGGTATATGCATACTACCACCTTAATAGTTTCTGACTATTTCATAATAATGTAGGGAATGGTAATATTATCATATAAACTAAAAACGGTATATATATTTTTTGATAAAACTATCTTTATTTTTATTAAAAACAATTTTATTAAAAAATAACAACTTTTATAAGCCTTTACTTAAACATTTTAATAGAAAACCTAAAAATCCTGGAGAGGTTAAAAGTATGTACAAGAAAATTGTTGTCCCAACTGATGGTTCTGATGTGTCAATGAAAGCTTTAAAGCATGCAATATTTATAGCAAAGAATTTAGACTCTAAAATATATGGAGTGTATGTTGTTGATGTTTCCCCATTTATTGGCTTACCTATGGAAGGTAGTTGGGAGTTAATAACTAAGGTCTTAGAGGAAGAAGGAGAAGAGATATTAAATAAAGTAAAAGAGATGTGTGAAAAAGAAGGAGTAGATGTTGAGGTTAAAATGTTAGAGGGAATTCCTCCTGAAGAGATAGTTAAATTTGCAGAAGAAAAAGAAGCTGATCTAATAGTTATGGGAACCACAGGAAAAACAGGGTTGGAGAGGATATTATTAGGAAGTGTTGCTGAGAGAGTAATTAAAAATGCTCCCTGCCCTGTTTTAGTGGTTAAAAGACAAAGTCCTTAAAGTACTTTAAGAGCTTAGGCCTCATTAAAATCTTTTTAGCAAACTTTTTTAAGTCTATGTCCTCTAACTTCTCTCCTATAACCTCTGCCAACTCCTCTATTTCATCATCACTCAACTTCTCTAAAACCTTCCTATACTTTAGATGATTCATTAACATATTGTAATATTTCTCTTTCCATCTCTCCTCATAGGTTTTTAAAAATTCTTCACTCCAATCTTTATTTTTTATAGCTTCTCCAGCTACTTCCCCAGCTATTAAACCACAGTCCATAGCTAAGTAGATTCCTCCTCCTGTTAGTGGAGAAATTTGCCCAGCAGCATCTCCAACCACTAATAAGCCATCAGTGTAAGTCTTTTCAATAGGTCCAGAAACTGGAGCCCCTCCAACTTTAAGCTCTATAGGAGTAGCATTTTTTAGCCTATCTCTAACTAATTCATTCTCTAAGAAGTCATAGAGATAGTTAATAGCTTTTTTCTTCTTATCTCTAACCCCCAAGCCTACATTAGCAGCATCTCCCTTAGGGAAGATCCAGGCATAGCCTCCTTTAGCTATCTCATTACCAAAGTAAAATTCTAACTTATTTTTATCTATAAGTTCAACATTAACCATTTCAAACTCTGCACATGAGCAAACTTCTAAAGGCTTTTTTTTACTTTTCAGCCCAGCATATTCAGCTATGTTACTCTCAACACCATCAGCAGCTATAACTATCTTACTTCTAACCTTGTAAATTTCTCCTAAGTATTCAATCTCAACTAACCACTCATCTCCATCTCTTTCCAACCCAACAACATTAGACTTTACAGCAACCTTAGCTCCAGCATTAGCAGCTCTTATAGCTAAATATTTATCAAAAATTTTCCTCTCAACAACATAACCCTTAGCTTTATCAGATTCAACTAAAATTTTTCTTCCTGAGGGTGTAAAGATGTAGCCACCATTAACCTCTGATCTAATAAAAGAGCTGTCTAACTCTATTCCTAAGTTTTCTAAGCCAGGAATGGCTTCAGCACACCTTACAGGCTCCCCAATTTCCTGGGACTTTTCAACTAAAAGAGTTTTAGCTCCTAACTTACTTGATGCATATGCTGAACAACTTCCCCCAGGACCAGCACCTACAACTATGATGTCATAACTTTCCTTAAGCTCTCTCATTACTGTTTCACCTTTATAGCATCTAAAGGACAGACAACTTCACAGGCTTTACACTTCTTACACTTGTTTTCATTTGTGACAATAACCATATTCTCCATTAATTGCAAAACCATAGGCTCACAGACTCCTACACAGGCTCCACAGTAGCCACATTTTTGATAGTTAATCTCTATCATTCTTCTCCACCTTAAAAATTAAAATAGGGTTTATCTAACCTTTAATACTTTATCATGATAAACAATAATTCCTTCATCAGTTATCTCAAATGGATGTCTCTTTAGTGAATGACTTGTCCCCCTCATCTTCCAAACTATTAAACTTCTCTTTAACTCTCCATCAACCTCATCCAAATCTAATCTTATAATTCCATCAACAGCATGCTCTACCCCTGGCCCTCCAAAGCCCCTCTCTCCAACAGAGATCTGGGAGGTGAAGACTGCAGTACATCCTAAACCTGAGATAACCCTCTTTAATAAAAATACTGTCTTCCTTGCCATCATTGGTTTGTGTAAATAAAGGGTAGTGACTGAATCTA contains the following coding sequences:
- the phnE gene encoding phosphonate ABC transporter, permease protein PhnE → MNRINKIWLVSIFANLIMFIIFMNYLGITINDFLKLSKITTLMRIPNIAYISELIEPTIQTIAIAYVGTILGIIFSIILGILASRNMTINRIVYEISRVIIMIARVIPDIVWAFLLIPAVGLGAAQGIFAIAIHSTGMIGRFFAESIEEIDPKPLEALETCGATYFQKLIYGVFPQVMPSFVNYVMYAFDHNIRVAIILGMFGVGGLGFQFIIKFRVFEYDNVFAILLLIFIILLGVEKISSYIRKKILVEN
- the phnC gene encoding phosphonate ABC transporter ATP-binding protein, coding for MKNGYSIIVNNLRKSFGNEEVLKDVSFKVKYGEIIGILGLSGAGKTTLLRCLIGLETPDSGEIIIDNKKIVFDKNKSNNKNQIRKKIGMVFQQFNLIPRTTVLTNVLIGRLPHINERGIIYRIGTYFGYFPQKDVEIAKNCIYKVGLGDKINSKVSKLSGGQQQRVGIARALAMEPIVLLADEPVSNLDPKTSEEILGLFKLISKNDNISIIISLHQLEYAKKYCDKILGLSNGKVVYYGSPKNLDEGIIKKIYSKK
- a CDS encoding phosphate/phosphite/phosphonate ABC transporter substrate-binding protein yields the protein MNKKVLNISILIGILFITIFAGCIGNTTSTEKEKVIRVVMIPDEDPTKMLEDMEPLFNKLEKATGYKFKVNLVPDYTAAVEALLNKQADMAYLGPFTYVSAHYRDPNIVPFVMEVSAKTGKPTYHSIIVVNKETYDMGVKDLKTLKEHAKEITFAFVDPKSTSGYLIPYYALLKAGINPEKDFKKIIFAGGHDAVELAIKEGRVNAGADNDRTYPVMIEKGLISNETNIIIWKSDPIPGYPWVYRIDTIPKDVREKIKNTFLSMSKEEALKISGGKVIGYVEASPKDYQIIEDAAKALGKL
- a CDS encoding energy-coupling factor ABC transporter ATP-binding protein encodes the protein MKTLFELKNVYYSYGEHEVLRDINLKIYKNEVLIILGPNGAGKTTLLKIIDALILPTKGEVYFKNMKIDERKIYDPNFNKEFRKSVGFVFQNPDIMLFNPTIFDEVLYSLLQIYDKEEAIKIAEETLKKLNIYHLKDKHPYNISGGEKKKVSLACVLALNPEVILMDEPTSFLDPKSRRELVNIIRNLKNDGKTLVIVTHDLSLLHLADRCCIINKELVYDGDVDGIFSLDLEGLNLDIGDLQKLFLTLKKEGFKIDKVPLTVDEGLKILKELIN
- the cbiQ gene encoding cobalt ECF transporter T component CbiQ, with the protein product MNKFFEKTIEHIISYINEAIFYEKYSKANGLLQSIEPRIKIISLLLLVFFTLTIKDLKILIILNFFAILLAYVSKIPIKDYLFRIYIFIPIFAALIALPTIFFIPGEPIIKILFLTITDKGLLYFITFVLRVATCISYSILIPLTTPWNIVLSSLKMFKIPDEIITLFNLTYRYIFLLLNQTLEILHSRKSRTIKKLGILESWKEAAKIISFTFIKVNFMGEELYYSIQSRGSLFSIYTRYNYKIKFIDILFFLLIILIIIILWWGHENII
- a CDS encoding PDGLE domain-containing protein; the encoded protein is MNWNDPIVKKFVYIIVAMIILCPLGILLVWNYGDAWGEWDPHELAEKVGANKVAGMLHLADIWQYAPLPDYDIPGWDDPLHASIGYIISAIVGVALCLGAYYLLVKIVNPKSSSS
- the cbiM gene encoding cobalt transporter CbiM, with product MHIPDGYLGPITCAFFYLIMIPFWYKGIKELKKLDPRKLPLLGVLTAFSFLVMMFNLPVPDGTTCHMVGGTLIAVLMDNPWIATIAISIVLVIQAIFFGDGGITCIGANCFNMGVVLPFVGYYVYKALKDKIGEPVAAGIGAYIGLVAAAIVAGFEFGLQPFIEPGYCPYPFTVSVPAMALAHILVAGPVAAIVTGLVVWYVKKSYSHLYATSSTN
- a CDS encoding universal stress protein, which encodes MYKKIVVPTDGSDVSMKALKHAIFIAKNLDSKIYGVYVVDVSPFIGLPMEGSWELITKVLEEEGEEILNKVKEMCEKEGVDVEVKMLEGIPPEEIVKFAEEKEADLIVMGTTGKTGLERILLGSVAERVIKNAPCPVLVVKRQSP
- a CDS encoding geranylgeranyl reductase family protein is translated as MRELKESYDIIVVGAGPGGSCSAYASSKLGAKTLLVEKSQEIGEPVRCAEAIPGLENLGIELDSSFIRSEVNGGYIFTPSGRKILVESDKAKGYVVERKIFDKYLAIRAANAGAKVAVKSNVVGLERDGDEWLVEIEYLGEIYKVRSKIVIAADGVESNIAEYAGLKSKKKPLEVCSCAEFEMVNVELIDKNKLEFYFGNEIAKGGYAWIFPKGDAANVGLGVRDKKKKAINYLYDFLENELVRDRLKNATPIELKVGGAPVSGPIEKTYTDGLLVVGDAAGQISPLTGGGIYLAMDCGLIAGEVAGEAIKNKDWSEEFLKTYEERWKEKYYNMLMNHLKYRKVLEKLSDDEIEELAEVIGEKLEDIDLKKFAKKILMRPKLLKYFKDFVF
- a CDS encoding ATP-binding protein encodes the protein MIEINYQKCGYCGACVGVCEPMVLQLMENMVIVTNENKCKKCKACEVVCPLDAIKVKQ